Below is a window of Nomascus leucogenys isolate Asia chromosome 16, Asia_NLE_v1, whole genome shotgun sequence DNA.
ACATCTTTATTACTTAATCTTTAAAGCAGTCACTTGCCTATCCAATtctgaaactgttttcttttcctcccccaCCCCGCTCCCGCTCTGATACACAAGCTTGTTGTAAAAATAATGCAGAAACATATACGTCAATCTAAGTCTCTGAAATATGGCCAACTCTACCTCACAGTATATCCAacgttaaaaagaaaaaaaaaaggctgtttaAGAATAGAACTCATTCCCGGGTTTCCACCAAATTATTTCCCTAATTCTTAAATCCTCAAATAAATTCTTAATCTCCAAAGTCTCAGTTTTGGGAAAAACATTAATTTGTGCCGTCCAACACTTACATACTCTCTTGAGGGAAGGGCAATCCTGTCCCTTTAAACTCAATGAAGGCAGCGGCCAGGTCCTTCTGAGTCCCCGTACAATTACCTAGAACTTAACATTTAGTATTTATTATAGTCCTTGGTTTACAGACGGGTCCGACGGTTAGAAACTATtacttcctcctctttcctcctgggcgctgtcctccttttctcttgccaccCAAGCCAGGCAGCCCGGAATTCATCTTGCCTCCCAAGtcccctttcctcttccctccctggctGGGCGGGCCTCCTTTCCTCTTGCCCCCAGGACCCTGCCGGCCTCCCTTTCTCTTGCCCTTCTGGCTCATTTTCCTCCTCTTGGCGGCCTCCTCCTGGTCCTCCTCCCTCATTTGCTTATTGGTGGCCCTCGTCACATCCAGCTGAGGCTTCTTGCTGTTCATGACACGAAGCAGCTCCAACTGGTTCTTTTTCTCGGCTGCAAAGTCCCCGAAAAGGggttgaaacttccttttcttgCCGGAGCCTCGCGGCGCCTTCTCTTTGGGGAGGCGCTCTTGAAAGCGCCCCACAGAGGCGGTGGAGACCTTGGCCACCTGCATGGCGCGGCCCAGCTCCTCCTTACTCTGGTGTCCGGTAGGGTGCAAGCCGGCCGCGCTGGGCAGCTGCATCTTGTGCGCGCGGGCCAGGTTACGCAGCCGGTTCAGCTCGTTCTTGGCCACCCGTTCCTTCTTGGCCTGAATCCGCTTGGCGAACTGGTCCTCCAAGGGGTCGGCATTGCCGGGCACCTCAATCAGCCATTCTTTGGTGTCGTCCCGGGCGCGCTGGTAGCCCCAGCGCCGCCGCCACTGGCCACTCACCTCGTCCCACACCAGGTTGGTCTTCTTCTTGGGACGGATGCCCTTGAGGCGCGCGAACTGCTGCCAGCGTGTAAGTGGCCGCGGTCGGGGCAGAGGCTTCTCTCGCGGCAGGCGTGTGGTGGGCTCCGGCAGCCGCGCCACTATCGCCTCTTCCACGCGCTCCGTGGGCAGCTGCCACAGCTGGTTGATGAGCAGTTGCGTGTTGTCCCGTGCCAGGGCCTGCAGCTCGGCCTCCGGCGTGGGTCCGGCGCACCGCAGCCGGGTCGGGGGGTTCCGGTCCGACGCCAGCAGGTTGCCCAGGTCaaactccagctccagctccttGTGCACCGTGATGCGTTGCAACTTCTCTGCCTCGTCTTGCTCTGCCTTTGCGAGCAGCTCCTCCACACTCTGGCCCTCCATGGCTCCGGCTCGGCTCACTCGCTTTGGGGCTGCAGCTGAAGTTACTTTTCCTACAGTGGCGGCCCAAACTCCGGCAACATAACCACGTGCAGATGCCGGGATGCCGAATCCGGAAAAGAAAGGTTCGCTTCCGGAGCGCCCGGAAGCGGCTCGGAACCCGGGCGACCACAGGAAAGGCCGGCAGAGGGCGGTATGGAGAGATGATGGGATTAGAAGCGGGACATTTAGGCTGGCGCCAGATAGAGGCGGAGCTGGCGCGAGCACTCCGCACTACTAGTTCCAGAGCAGGATTGGGACTACGATTCCCAGGATGCAGTGGGGCGGGAGGCGGTCTAGAGGGCGGTCCAGGGACAGCTCCGGGGGGCGGCCTAGGGGGCGGTCCAGGGGGCGGTCCGGGGACAGTCTCGCAGGCGGTGTAGAGAGGGCGGTCCTGAGGGGCGATCTAGGGGGCGGTCCTGCGGGGGCAGTTCAGGGAGTGGTCTTAGGATGGTGGTCCGGGGACAGTCTTGGGGCGCAATCCGGACGGGCGGACCGGAGGGTTCGTCCAGGGGCGCGGTCCGGGACCGGGGCGGGTGCAAATTCCTGGGACTGCCTGTGGTGTGGGGTTCCAATCAAGTGCGTGATACAATTTCAGTGTAAATCCGTTGTGAAGATGTTTAGACAGTCACCCTTCTTAGGACCAAATTGTTTCACTGGAGTCATAATCGGCTTTCAGGGTTCCTAGTTGTGGCCCGAGAAAGATAACATCCCAGAGATACTCATAGAGCTAATTGTAGAAGATTCGTTTTGTTTTGGGAGTCAGTGGCTCTGGCAATGAAGCCGCCCCGAGTGGGCGCGGGTGTGCACCGACCCTAGTGAGCTAGCTGACTTGGAGCTCCGGGATTCTGCAGTTACAGAACCTAGTCTAGTTCAATTAGTCTAGTACAATGCTGAAACTACTCCACGCTCTGCGGTTACACtgcctgggttccaatcctgaCTGTGCCACTGTTGGTCCTTCAGCAATTTTACTTGTTGAGGCCATTTTAAGGCCTGtgagataatgataataatacttCCTAGGGTGGTAATaagataaatgagttaatatcttCCAAGGGAGGGTTAAACGAGGGCCTGGATCATATGAGTACTCAGTACAAATTAGCTAAATACcgattattatttcatttacataggCTCTGGGAGCTAAGCTGAAGAGGCAGTGCTACGTGGTGTTAAGTATGAGTCAAACGGCCTACAATCAGGTTATCAGGTCACCATTACTTGGAGAGGATGTTTGACCTAAGCCTTATTTATAAATTGACAAACATAAAACATTAGTTCCTGCTACATGGTAAGAACTCAGTATGTGTTAGCTATTCGTATTAACTATGTTATTAATTATTGTATTAACTATATTTTCACAGATGAAACAAGgagggctcagagaggggaaatgGCTTATCTAAAGTTATGCAGCTAGGAAATATAGGAACAAGAGATATCTTAACTCTGGTTTTAAGTCTGTAGATCTATTCTCTGCAATGTCATCCAAGCTCTTGATACTCATTTAAGTGTGGTCTGCATACCAGCAACATAATATCCCctgggagcttgttggaaatgcagaatgtCAGGCCTCACTCTAGATGTAATTTATCAGAACCTTTATTTTAATAAGATCTGTAGGTGACTAGGATGTACATTTGAGTATCAGAGGCACTGTTGATTGCTTGGTTTACAGGGTTTATCTTCCTTTCACTGGGGGCCAGGTTTATCCTAGAGGGGGTTATGCTGGAGAATTAACCAATGAAATTAACTTAATAGCAATTAGCAAATAGACTCAGTTTAGTTTCAGCATTGTACTAGCCTTTCTCTTATCCAGAAGCATTTTagaatttgctgtttttttttcctcctactttAATATTCAGCATTAAGGCTTTAATGTCAGTCATCCCATGTAGCCAAGGCTAGGTCAAAGACCATATTAGCTAACTGCCTTGAGTCTTAAACCTTTGGGATTTGCCATAGGAGAGAGTTGAGTGTATTGATACGACTGCTATGGGTTTGGCTTggtttctcattcattcattcacttgacaAACATTTAATTGAATggctaccatgtgccagacactaggTGCAAAGATAACTGAGACTTTATGGAACACTGGGGaagaaaggtaaaaagaaattGACTATATAATGTAACGTCATTGGATCTTTAATAGGAAGTACCAGTTATGTGGGAGTTAGCTTCTCTGTCAATCTTCTGAATTgggaaaaaaagagcagagatTGACAAGTGTTAAATGGTATGATCTGGATCATACAGGTCAGCTCTTAATTGAACTCTGTTTTatgttcagtgtttttttttttttttagacagggtctcacttcgtcacccaggccggagtgcggtggcacgatctcggctcactgcagcctcaaccttctgggttcaagtggacctcctgcctcagcccctaagtagctgggactacaggcacgtgccactacacctggctgtttgtgtgcatgtgtgtgtgtgtattttttgtagagccaggttttgccatgtaacccaggctggtctcaaactcctgagctcaagtgatccacctaccttggcctttcaaagtgcccAGCCATATTCAGTGGTTTTTTATAGTCTAAATtgattttaatttccttgaagACTAGAGACTGATTTTTACTTCCACATAGTGCTGGGCACAtattaggcattcaataaatgattgtttAAAAGCATAAACATTATGGGGTTATCTAATTAAAGGTTATTACTATTGATTGTGTTAGATTCAAGGTGAGCAAAAACAGTAAGATTGGGATTTCgggcttaaaaaaaatcatactgaGGTAAGTGGGTAAGTTGTGGTCTCCAGGTTGCATttgtatcattcttattttaGGCAAGACTGTACAGTGTCCAGAAAAAGCAGgccctggccaggcgtggtggctcacacctgtaatctcagaacattgggaggccaaggtgggaagatcccttgagaccaggagtttgagaccagcgtgaataagatggtgagaccctgtctctacaaaaaataaaaaaattagctggctgtagTGGCAtgcgtttgtagtcccagctactcaggaggctgaggaagactcccttgagcccaggagtttgaagttacactgagctgtgatggtgccactgcactccagcctgggcaacagagcgagaccctgattctgaaataaataaataaaagcctccttcattaaaaaaagaaaaaggaggcccACCAgagatgtataaatatatatgaatatatattaatagtaCAGCAAACGGTGGTATATattgtctttttcctttgttgGTTTCCCTTCCTCCTTATATCCCGTAAATACAGAGAGATCCTAAGTTTGGTCATCAGATCCCACTTTTTCTCTCTATGTGCTCCCTATGACATGTCACCCACTTGCATGGTGCCAGCTACCACTTTTGTGCAGTTGGTTCTTACaggtacatttttctttctttctttttcagagctCTAGGATTAAATCTTCAACCACCTACTGGGCTTTTCCGCATATTCTAAACTCAGTATGGCTAAAATGACATAACACATCATCATCTCCCAGATTTGCTtctcctccatccatccatccatccatccatccatccatccatccccttTTTCTCCCAGGAAATGTTTAGAGAAGGCCTTTGATGCTTGAGGCACTATGCTGCATTGAGTTGATGTTATCATCATTCTAGTCTAGAGCTTGGGCTTGAAACTATGACATCATCCTTGACTTTTCTCTTCCTATCTCCAAATCCAATCAATGTAAAAGTCTTGTTTGGCTTATCTCTATGTTGTACCTTTTCCATTCCCACTGCCATGACCTTGCCACTATTTTCCTAGACTGGATCTCTTTCATCTGCTTCTCCATATTCTTTCCCCACTCTGTCCCTGGCTTCCAACTGGGTTTGGCCAGCAGGGGCAGTGACAGAAGATCAGAAGGCGTGAAGAGAGTGAAGGCATGTATGCAGCTTGCCATGAGAAGTCCATCAAAAGGCCACAGCTCCCATCAGGTATCCCTGTCCACGCAGCCGTCCTCCTGCTCCTCTAGCTGCTCCCTTGGTTGCTGCAGGCCTAGGGGTGATTATAGTTCTCTGCTAATGCAGCACTACCGTTATTTGTCAGTTTCCTTAAACTGCCCACATCTCTGCAAGTATTCTTTGTTTATCTTTCTTAAATTACCCAGCTTGACCACTGCCTGTTTGCTGCCCTGACTGATATCCTGGGAACCATCCTAGGAGAATCCCAACATTTCCTGCTTCCATACTCTTTTCAGGGCAGTCCTGAAGCTTTGCCTTTTGTGCATCTGGCCAAATCACTCTTCTCAAAGACTCTCCTTTCTCCTTAATGAAATAATGACTATTCTTGGTCTTGGATGTTTATGATCTGGCCCCAAGCAATGATTTTTTAGTCACATGTCATGGTAGTCCTCCTTATGCTTGTTTTCCAAgtatttctttctcactcttaTTTTCTATCTTAGCTCTCTCTAGAGCCTTAAGAACATTCCTCAAGAAAGGGAAAAGTGAGGTGAGGTGCAGGGCAGAAAAAGCAGCAATTATTGTAAAGTGAACCTGGATGGGAGAGTTTTTCCCAAAACAGGAATAAGAAGGTTAAAGCCATGAAAGCAATACCTTTCATGTTCCCTCAAAACATAACTACTTTGGTCAGTAAAACATTTTTgcaagaaatttctttttcattctttgatGCCACATTAACTTGGATTTACTTTctaaatgtctcttttttcagTTGCCTCTTTTTGGTAGCGGAAATTATTAAGGATGATTCAACCATTCTTTAATCTTGCTGTGAACATagtttataaaagtatttttgtcTAGGAAATTCAATGTGCCAGTAATTtgataaaataggagaaaagggCCCTTgaaatgtttacattattttcaCATGGCTCATTTTTActgatttgtaattttaatttggaagtacttaaaggaaaaacatttcttaatcatagacaaaatttgtatttatgtatttcagTCTTAGTGAGAAACCTGTactaaaagtttattattttattttaaagaggaaCAAAGAAGATATAGCATTTTGTATAGTTAATGTAGAAGCAGATAGAAAAATGACCAAACATTGTACATTCACCTTAAAGAACTTTGGATTTTAGGATAGTAAAATTGATGGTAGACTTTTGGAACTGATTTAAGTTGTTTTGGTCTCTGTTGCAGGGTGAAAATGCCGTGACACCTTTCCTCATCCCTCAAAAGGGTCATGGctgccgggagtggtggctcatgcctataatcccagcactttgggaggccgaggtgggcagatcacctgagatcaggagtttgagaccagcctggctaacatggcgaaaccgcgactctactaaaaatacaaaaattagccagttgtggtggcgggcgcctgtaatcccagctacttaggaaactgaggcaggagaatcgcttgaacctgggaggttgcagtgagccgagattgggccactgcactccagccgggccaACAGagcattgaaagaaagaaaggaagaaagagagagagacagagagagagagaaagaaagaagaaagaaagaaagaaaagaaagaaagaaagaaagagagaaagaaagaaagggagaaaaaggaggggGGTTGTCATGGTTGACACTCCTATAATGAAAGACAGGTTAACAGACAAAAGCATGGCAGATTTATTCAGTCAGAATTGTGCGTGACACGGAAGCCTTCACAATGAAGACTCAAAGACCCAAGGGAAAACtctccatttttatgcttagattcAATGAAGAGTAGATAACCATGTAAAAATGGGATTggacaaaaaggaaataatctaATGTAATAGACTGAAGGGGAgcaacccagcaaggcctgtctatttggattcttcttggcctctctgtgtggcattccttcctccagggtaTAGAGCAGGACCCCTTCTGGAATAAGGGTTTTATGATCTACTATCAGACAAGGTAGACTggagaatttctttatggccagctcATATGCAGAAAGGCAATGGAAGTTGAGAGAAATATGTTTAGTTTCTATGACCCACTgtggggaagaggaattctgaTTTCTATGGCCTGCCTTAGGGTAGAAGGGGGACCAGGaaacaggagggcaggagaagaccagagagagactttgtttcTAGGGTCCTTCCAGTATCCTTCAGCTCAAAGTACTCAGCATACCAAAGCACCTTACTTTGGGGCATTGTTTTTCTGAGCTCCAATGCTGTAAAAGACacaatggtttttattttccaaaaattgcTAGATGCAGTTTTTTTGCATTTGCCACAATCTTATTACCACCTATAAGTAAGCACCGCTAGCTGATAGTTTTTATTCCTAAAACATCATCATTGTATCCTAAGAGAATGAGATTGGTATTAGTCTTTAGATTTTACTTCTATAAGGAGATCACTTACATGGATGAAAGATTGATATGAAATGGAAAGCTGAATTTCCAGAATTTTAGG
It encodes the following:
- the RRS1 gene encoding ribosome biogenesis regulatory protein homolog, whose protein sequence is MEGQSVEELLAKAEQDEAEKLQRITVHKELELEFDLGNLLASDRNPPTRLRCAGPTPEAELQALARDNTQLLINQLWQLPTERVEEAIVARLPEPTTRLPREKPLPRPRPLTRWQQFARLKGIRPKKKTNLVWDEVSGQWRRRWGYQRARDDTKEWLIEVPGNADPLEDQFAKRIQAKKERVAKNELNRLRNLARAHKMQLPSAAGLHPTGHQSKEELGRAMQVAKVSTASVGRFQERLPKEKAPRGSGKKRKFQPLFGDFAAEKKNQLELLRVMNSKKPQLDVTRATNKQMREEDQEEAAKRRKMSQKGKRKGGRQGPGGKRKGGPPSQGGKRKGDLGGKMNSGLPGLGGKRKGGQRPGGKRRK